The Segatella copri genome contains a region encoding:
- a CDS encoding helicase-related protein yields the protein MDIIKSASNIIKLIYAKRRGENVDADLVQKVCVYFDSIKGNELSSSDLHFLRYIANEAGVPQYYVMLSKFQHDLEQSEVDLHIKDLPVLVGEASLCVADDVQLHKYQMNVLNRFENGKSNRYFLSASTSFGKTFLIYEILRKMQYDNVCFIFPTIALLSENLLKIYNSTSYQWVKQGYKVHTLSDTELQEHHNLFIYTPERFLSFMDKHQELKFDFFFVDEVYKIDNEYLVDDEQRENERDVAYRIATQIGMECSRDCLLTGPYIKIDENNPESSIERFLHWGGMSFVDYGTLEIVGKQEVELKSSKKIKLPDTQTIINFTSVSKKERFKELVCSLVNNNENVIVYTATKAQVENYARELLADDLLPDVESENMGMFLQHLENLFKNKKGAQWIVTMALKKGIGVHHGLVPKYIQNEIIDLFNNGVLKVLISTTTITEGVNTTAKNMVVLSHKKGRKELKPFDAKNIEGRAGRFIHHYMGRVFVFDKEFLTIKNEATDELGHKFFDRNTPKTSVDIPFIDNCYLTEREISEKKWIADMANSGELPSQILDVYKTIAPKDKYYLFQSVKRMTEQEKEEMRSFISSYNGSKYIKKSGLEVIFGKIKSILPQQGELLKLIEIQRDRYCLMTNLVSVFLKQGFVGSVNYYINSMGVDEAVRYAAKFVFNTLRYQVVKYLGLFNVCYKYALAQERNVETREIVGIDSLLMRMEYNADTPYGRKASDAGAPFAVIDYFDKLYSHQNDAGYELLDEYEKQNVRRIRNIVLS from the coding sequence ATGGATATTATCAAATCAGCAAGTAATATAATTAAGCTAATATATGCAAAGAGGCGAGGAGAAAATGTAGATGCAGATTTGGTGCAAAAAGTCTGTGTGTACTTTGACTCGATAAAAGGCAATGAGTTATCAAGTTCCGATTTGCATTTCCTTAGATATATAGCAAATGAAGCTGGAGTTCCTCAATACTATGTTATGTTGAGTAAATTTCAGCATGACTTAGAACAGTCTGAAGTGGATCTCCATATCAAGGATTTGCCGGTACTTGTTGGAGAGGCATCATTATGTGTTGCGGATGATGTGCAATTGCATAAGTATCAAATGAATGTCTTAAATAGATTTGAAAATGGCAAAAGTAATCGTTACTTCTTGTCTGCATCAACATCGTTTGGTAAGACTTTCTTGATTTATGAAATTCTGCGAAAGATGCAATATGATAATGTTTGCTTTATATTTCCAACAATAGCGTTGCTTTCTGAAAATCTCTTGAAGATATATAATAGTACATCTTATCAATGGGTTAAACAGGGATATAAAGTACATACCCTGAGTGATACTGAACTTCAGGAACATCATAACTTGTTTATTTATACTCCAGAACGATTCTTGTCTTTTATGGATAAGCATCAAGAACTAAAGTTCGATTTCTTTTTCGTTGACGAAGTTTATAAAATTGATAATGAGTATTTGGTAGATGATGAACAAAGAGAAAATGAAAGGGATGTTGCTTATCGAATTGCGACTCAAATTGGTATGGAGTGCAGTAGAGATTGCTTATTAACTGGCCCATATATCAAAATTGACGAGAATAATCCAGAGTCTTCCATAGAAAGGTTTCTTCATTGGGGTGGCATGTCTTTTGTTGATTATGGGACATTAGAAATCGTAGGAAAACAAGAGGTAGAGTTGAAATCGTCGAAGAAAATAAAATTACCAGATACCCAAACTATAATAAATTTTACCTCAGTAAGCAAAAAAGAACGTTTTAAGGAATTAGTGTGCTCTTTGGTTAATAATAATGAAAATGTTATAGTTTATACAGCAACAAAAGCTCAAGTAGAGAATTATGCAAGGGAACTTTTAGCAGATGATTTACTACCTGATGTTGAGTCTGAAAACATGGGTATGTTCTTGCAACATTTAGAAAACTTGTTTAAAAATAAGAAGGGGGCGCAATGGATTGTAACCATGGCATTGAAAAAAGGCATAGGGGTGCATCATGGGCTTGTGCCAAAATATATTCAAAACGAAATAATAGATTTGTTCAACAATGGTGTCCTTAAAGTCTTAATCTCAACAACAACAATTACAGAAGGGGTGAATACAACTGCAAAAAACATGGTTGTTTTATCTCATAAAAAAGGTAGGAAAGAACTGAAACCTTTCGATGCCAAAAATATTGAAGGGCGGGCTGGAAGGTTTATTCACCATTATATGGGGCGTGTGTTTGTTTTTGATAAGGAATTCTTAACCATAAAAAATGAAGCGACAGATGAGCTAGGACATAAGTTCTTTGACCGTAATACTCCAAAGACATCAGTTGATATTCCTTTTATAGATAATTGCTATCTAACAGAACGAGAAATCTCTGAAAAGAAATGGATTGCTGACATGGCAAATAGCGGAGAATTACCAAGTCAAATATTGGATGTATATAAGACGATTGCGCCAAAGGACAAGTACTATTTGTTTCAGTCAGTAAAAAGAATGACAGAACAAGAAAAGGAGGAAATGCGTAGTTTTATTTCATCTTATAATGGATCAAAATATATTAAGAAAAGTGGTTTGGAGGTTATATTTGGTAAAATAAAATCTATTTTACCTCAGCAGGGGGAACTTTTAAAACTTATTGAAATTCAACGAGACCGATATTGTCTAATGACTAATCTTGTTTCGGTCTTTTTGAAGCAAGGTTTTGTTGGATCTGTGAATTATTATATAAACTCCATGGGTGTAGATGAAGCTGTAAGGTATGCTGCAAAATTCGTGTTTAATACGTTGAGGTATCAAGTTGTCAAGTATTTGGGACTTTTTAATGTCTGTTATAAATATGCCTTGGCACAGGAACGAAATGTTGAAACTAGAGAAATTGTCGGTATTGATAGCCTTTTGATGCGAATGGAGTATAATGCTGATACGCCTTATGGACGAAAGGCGAGTGATGCAGGTGCTCCCTTTGCTGTAATAGATTATTTTGATAAGCTTTATTCGCATCAGAATGATGCAGGTTATGAGTTACTCGATGAGTACGAAAAACAAAATGTAAGGCGAATTAGAAATATTGTTCTAAGCTAA